A genome region from Candidatus Woesearchaeota archaeon includes the following:
- a CDS encoding ferredoxin produces MARYKIVYDRNGCIGAGACAAVSKNWKMNDLDNKADFLEAEFSEEDLEHNLDAARMCPVQVIKIINTETGEEVPLE; encoded by the coding sequence ATGGCAAGGTACAAAATCGTGTATGATCGCAACGGTTGTATTGGTGCTGGTGCATGCGCAGCGGTATCTAAGAACTGGAAGATGAATGATCTTGACAACAAGGCTGATTTTCTAGAAGCCGAATTTTCGGAAGAAGATCTTGAACACAACCTTGACGCAGCACGCATGTGCCCTGTACAAGTAATTAAAATCATCAATACTGAAACAGGAGAAGAAGTACCTCTTGAGTAG
- a CDS encoding DoxX family protein gives MCLAKFAKKYRDYNVLLLRIALGLVFTIAGYGKLFGGIDGFAGMLSGTFGSLAVVLAWIVALIEFIGGIGVLVGIATRPFAALHAIIMVFAIGLVHLGQGWAGIQFPFVLLLVALSLVITGGGKVLNFDKKLFGKEC, from the coding sequence ATGTGTTTAGCTAAATTTGCAAAAAAATACCGCGATTATAACGTCCTCCTTCTAAGAATTGCCTTAGGCCTTGTATTCACCATTGCAGGGTATGGTAAACTCTTTGGAGGCATTGACGGATTTGCAGGAATGCTCTCAGGAACATTTGGTTCTCTTGCAGTAGTTCTTGCATGGATTGTAGCACTCATCGAATTCATCGGTGGTATTGGCGTACTTGTTGGTATTGCAACACGACCTTTTGCAGCGCTTCACGCGATCATCATGGTCTTTGCAATCGGCCTTGTACACCTTGGTCAAGGATGGGCAGGAATACAATTTCCTTTCGTGCTCTTGCTCGTAGCTCTTAGCCTCGTCATCACTGGCGGTGGAAAAGTGCTCAACTTTGACAAGAAACTCTTTGGAAAAGAGTGCTAA